In Humulus lupulus chromosome 6, drHumLupu1.1, whole genome shotgun sequence, a single genomic region encodes these proteins:
- the LOC133785705 gene encoding uncharacterized protein LOC133785705 produces MRGNKIMEFMEHKLPNWEFYSSPIIEGRLLIVWRKVFARVTILEESYQYVHCLVKMAGDFNAHFSGLDRSGGKPVSGLELADSLQWLADTQVESLKSIGSYFTWTNNQEGPARIYSKIDHVFMNEDWLDIFPHSMAVFRWEVVLDHCSCVVTNLPMKKVGIKLFRFYNFWTDHPGVKEVVMSSWRVPVKATGLRAIYLKKMRLKHRLKKFNRDNIGDIGMNYHSAKEAYQEAQFQAQSHPRDYSLQEVVKVAAEAVTV; encoded by the exons ATGAGGGGGAACAAAATTATGGAGTTCATGGAGCATAAGCTTCCTAACTGGGAGTTTTACTCTAGTCCGATCATTGAGGGTAGACTTCTGATAGTTTGGAGGAAGGTTTTTGCGAGGGTTACAATTCTGGAAGAATCTTATCAGTATGTTCATTGTTTGGTCAAAATGGCTG GGGATTTCAATGCCCATTTCTCTGGTTTGGACAGATCTGGTGGGAAACCAGTTTCAGGTTTGGAATTGGCTGATTCTCTACAATGGCTTGCTGATACTCAAGTTGAGTCTCTTAAGAGTATTGGCTCCTATTTTACTTGGACAAACAACCAAGAAGGTCCAGCTAGAATCTATTCAAAAATTGACCATGTGTTCATGAATGAGGATTGGCTTGATATCTTTCCTCATTCTATGGCTGTGTTTAGatgggaagtagttttggatcaTTGCTCGTGTGTTGTTACTAACTTGCCTATGAAGAAGGTGGGAATCAAGCTGTTTAGATTTTACAATTTTTGGACAGACCATCCTGGTGTCAAAGAAGTGGTTATGAGTAGTTGGAGGGTCCCTGTTAAGGCGACTGGGTTAAGGGCTATATACTTAAAGAAAATGAGGCTAAAGCATAGATTAAAGAAATTTAATAGAGATAACATTGGTGATATAGGTATGAACTATCACTCAGCTAAGGAGGCTTATCAAGAAGCTCAATTTCAAGCTCAATCTCATCCTCGAGACTACAGCTTGCAAGAGGTAGTGAAAGTAGCTGCTGAAGCTGTAACTGTTTAG